A genomic window from Nocardioides sp. BP30 includes:
- a CDS encoding Ig-like domain repeat protein: MRKLSAGFASAALAATTIACSIAPAHAVSTWPAGFTPLKVTATSGGTLFVAGEDGDGNPDLVRVAGGTPSLVDLGEDASPADLTVQGTTAYVVGTLPDEDGDDIATLWTIGADGTVVTTALPSDATAPVALAVSADGTELGVVGSVEAAVYPVVGLGDATVPTATTSVTALANVGSAAFDPTGGTFEFSGTSTDGTSRLWSIGSHAAAATPTTVALGPGDVDTPPTALAVAADGTSYVATTGDDPTLYAVKGGTRRAAQPIDGADSLLVSADGRTVYATGDGSITAYAVASLGSYDDEEDTAPSYTPPTDALVLTLDRGVLTAVETSQEDSAPVIDRLATPGAPSRITAERDATTADVAFTPSTTGSSAWPHDTDDLLTYAVTLHDTTHPAVPDLVTTGETDPTDVMLGYDDVSLVAGDAYTISVTATNGLLTSAVARGTLAAQPAKVRKIKVGSLTSKSKKLTITLTGATSVPGTVSVYDGKKLLGSSKVKAGKLVVKLKKKLKKGKHTITAKYAGSATVLKFTKSATVKVS, from the coding sequence ATGAGGAAGCTGTCGGCCGGCTTCGCCAGCGCCGCGCTCGCGGCCACCACCATCGCCTGCTCCATCGCTCCGGCCCACGCCGTCTCGACGTGGCCCGCCGGCTTCACGCCACTGAAGGTGACAGCGACCAGCGGCGGCACCCTCTTCGTCGCCGGCGAGGACGGCGACGGCAACCCGGATCTCGTGCGGGTCGCGGGGGGCACCCCGAGCCTGGTCGACCTCGGCGAGGATGCGAGCCCGGCCGATCTCACCGTCCAGGGCACCACCGCGTACGTCGTCGGCACGCTCCCCGACGAGGACGGCGACGACATCGCGACGCTGTGGACGATCGGCGCCGATGGCACGGTCGTCACCACGGCACTGCCGAGCGACGCCACCGCGCCGGTAGCCCTCGCCGTCTCAGCGGACGGCACCGAGCTGGGCGTGGTCGGATCCGTCGAGGCCGCTGTCTACCCGGTCGTCGGCCTCGGCGACGCCACCGTCCCCACCGCCACCACGTCGGTGACGGCGCTGGCCAACGTCGGCTCGGCGGCCTTCGACCCGACCGGTGGCACCTTCGAGTTCTCGGGCACCTCGACCGACGGCACCTCCCGGCTCTGGTCGATCGGCTCGCACGCCGCAGCGGCGACGCCGACGACCGTCGCGCTCGGACCGGGCGACGTGGACACACCCCCGACCGCCCTGGCGGTGGCGGCCGACGGCACGAGCTACGTCGCCACCACCGGCGACGACCCCACCCTCTACGCGGTCAAGGGCGGCACCCGCCGCGCCGCGCAGCCGATCGACGGCGCCGACTCCCTGCTCGTCTCGGCCGACGGCCGGACCGTCTACGCGACCGGCGACGGCTCGATCACCGCCTACGCTGTCGCCTCGCTCGGCAGCTACGACGACGAGGAGGACACCGCACCCAGCTACACGCCGCCCACCGACGCCCTCGTCCTGACGCTCGACCGCGGCGTCCTGACCGCCGTGGAGACGTCGCAGGAAGACTCGGCCCCGGTGATCGACCGCCTCGCCACACCCGGCGCACCCTCCCGGATCACGGCTGAGCGCGACGCCACCACCGCCGACGTGGCCTTCACCCCGTCGACCACCGGCTCCTCGGCGTGGCCGCACGACACCGACGACCTCCTCACCTACGCGGTCACGCTGCACGACACCACGCATCCCGCCGTACCGGACCTGGTCACGACCGGGGAGACCGATCCCACCGACGTGATGCTCGGGTACGACGACGTGTCGCTCGTCGCAGGCGACGCCTACACGATCTCGGTCACCGCCACGAACGGTCTCCTCACCAGCGCTGTCGCGCGCGGCACCCTCGCGGCCCAGCCGGCGAAGGTGCGCAAGATCAAGGTCGGCTCCCTGACCTCGAAGTCCAAGAAGCTGACCATCACGCTGACCGGCGCCACGTCCGTGCCCGGCACGGTGAGCGTCTACGACGGCAAGAAGCTGCTCGGCAGCAGCAAGGTCAAGGCCGGGAAGCTCGTCGTGAAGCTGAAGAAGAAGCTCAAGAAGGGCAAGCACACGATCACGGCGAAGTACGCCGGGTCCGCCACGGTGCTGAAGTTCACCAAGTCCGCGACCGTGAAGGTCTCGTGA
- a CDS encoding sulfatase family protein — MTPRTTLAVLAVGALAALSGIAHVPGAASAGSTTVSPTGSQAGGLAGGIGPVTQASHPSLLPRTATPVPPLRGFPRRPNILMITADDLSELDLPFMPHVRHLMAQQGVTLSEAEAPTPICVPARASLLSGQYAHNDGARTISGPHGGYHSFDEHGTVATSLRAAGYDTLFTGKFLNGYGEHGTAHQVPPGWSDWRATIDPTTYGFFNPTFDLNGRLEHSHGYSTTVISRQANAMLRSPARATRPWFAWVNYVAPHFGGPIEPGDPRRIFRGTSAAIPTTVPAPRDRGRFAAMPLPHRPDLFEAKRYRRLLPKNSPGRRKVTPKLRRALRMAYDQRLEAVQGVDRAVAAQLRVLRRSGQLDDTMVIFASDNGYATGEHNINGKLWHYDEIVRIPMLIRGPGVPRDTTVATPVTNPDVAATIIAAAGARPQRTLDGVDIRPWLSAPAQERVVPIEGWPVTNGDRRLYSGVRFGSYTYVRLRHGREELYDRSSDPYELRNLAKVPAARHVLEQLRALDARYRDCRGGSCPTAFYPAT, encoded by the coding sequence GTGACTCCTCGCACGACCCTGGCGGTGCTCGCGGTCGGCGCCCTGGCCGCGCTCAGCGGCATCGCGCACGTTCCCGGCGCTGCGTCCGCAGGGAGCACCACCGTGAGCCCGACCGGGAGCCAGGCCGGTGGCCTGGCCGGTGGGATCGGGCCGGTCACGCAGGCGTCCCACCCCTCCCTGCTGCCCCGCACGGCGACCCCCGTGCCGCCGCTGCGCGGTTTCCCCCGGCGTCCCAACATCTTGATGATCACCGCTGACGACCTCTCCGAGCTCGACCTGCCCTTCATGCCGCACGTCCGCCACCTCATGGCGCAGCAGGGCGTCACGCTGAGCGAGGCGGAGGCGCCGACGCCGATCTGCGTCCCCGCGCGAGCCTCGCTGCTCTCGGGGCAGTACGCGCACAACGACGGCGCCCGGACGATCTCGGGCCCGCACGGCGGCTACCACTCCTTCGACGAGCACGGCACCGTCGCCACCTCCTTGCGCGCGGCCGGCTACGACACGCTCTTCACCGGCAAGTTCCTCAACGGCTACGGAGAGCACGGCACCGCCCACCAGGTGCCGCCGGGCTGGAGTGACTGGCGGGCCACGATCGACCCCACGACGTACGGGTTCTTCAATCCGACGTTCGACCTCAACGGTCGGCTCGAGCACTCCCACGGCTACAGCACCACCGTGATCAGCCGACAGGCGAACGCCATGCTCCGCTCGCCCGCACGGGCGACCAGACCGTGGTTCGCCTGGGTCAACTACGTGGCCCCGCACTTCGGCGGTCCGATCGAGCCGGGCGATCCCCGCAGGATCTTCCGCGGTACGTCGGCGGCCATCCCGACGACCGTGCCGGCGCCACGCGACCGGGGTCGCTTCGCGGCGATGCCGCTGCCGCACCGTCCCGACCTGTTCGAGGCCAAGCGCTACCGCAGGCTGCTGCCGAAGAACTCGCCCGGCCGCAGGAAGGTGACGCCGAAGCTGAGGCGGGCGCTCCGGATGGCCTACGACCAGCGCCTCGAGGCGGTGCAGGGCGTCGACCGGGCCGTCGCCGCCCAGCTCCGGGTGCTGCGGCGCAGCGGGCAGCTCGACGACACCATGGTCATCTTCGCCTCCGACAACGGCTACGCCACCGGTGAGCACAACATCAACGGCAAGCTGTGGCACTACGACGAGATCGTCCGCATCCCGATGCTGATCCGCGGTCCGGGGGTGCCGCGCGACACCACCGTGGCGACGCCCGTCACGAACCCGGACGTCGCCGCCACGATCATCGCAGCGGCGGGTGCGCGACCGCAGCGGACGCTGGACGGGGTCGACATCCGGCCGTGGCTCAGCGCGCCGGCGCAGGAGCGGGTGGTGCCGATCGAGGGCTGGCCGGTGACGAACGGCGACCGCAGGCTCTACTCCGGCGTGCGCTTCGGCAGCTACACCTACGTGCGGCTGCGCCATGGGCGCGAGGAGCTCTACGACCGCTCGAGCGATCCCTACGAGCTGCGCAACCTGGCGAAGGTGCCAGCGGCGCGGCACGTCCTCGAGCAGCTGCGCGCCCTCGACGCGCGCTATCGCGACTGCCGGGGCGGCAGCTGCCCGACGGCGTTCTACCCCGCGACCTAG
- a CDS encoding bifunctional FO biosynthesis protein CofGH, with protein MSQPAPTPQQVRRALARAERGAALDVPEAAALLAATGADLDRLCAAAAKVRDAGLVAAGRPGTVTYSPKVFIPITRLCRDRCHYCTFVETPGQAAREGREPFLSPDEILAIAAEGAQLGCLEALFTLGDRPEDRWPEAREWLESRGYDSTLAYVRAMAIRVLEETGLLPHLNPGVMSWEELNRLKPVSPSMGMMLETTSRRLFETKGLAHFGSPDKDPDVRLRVLEDAGRLSIPFTSGLLVGIGETLTERAETIFALRRVHKEYGGLQEVIVQNFRAKPDTAMRHTDDLALEEYRAAIAVTRIVLGPKARVQAPPNLVDLAECRALLEAGVDDWGGVSPLTPDHVNPERPWPSLDALRRMSAECGFELRPRLTVHPEYVRAGLGPTGGAWLDPRVSAHVAALAGPDGLAVPEIRPQAGLTWQEPDGGAQSVGRTDLHTAVDTEGRSEDRRSDFENVYGDWDAVREAAVSTGAPAVLHAEGREAMAAAEKDPGNLSDEHALTLMTAEGDLLRQVARLADDLRKEVVGDRITYVVNRNINFTNVCYVGCRFCAFAQRRTDADAYSLSYDDVADRAAEAWELGATEVCMQGGIDPQLPATAYFDLVAAVKQRVPAMHVHAFSPMEIVNGTARTGLSIEDFLIKARESGLGSVPGTAAEILDDEVRWVLTKGKLPAKSWIEIISTAHRVGIPTTSTMMYGHVDNPRHWVGHLNVLKRIQDRALEGGYGGFTEFVPLPFVHTSAPIYLAGAARPGPTRRDNLAVHAMARIMLHGRIHNIQTSWVKLGVEGTQAMLEAGANDLGGTLMEETISRMAGSEHGSAKTVAEITEIAEGIGRPVAERTTLYGEV; from the coding sequence ATGTCGCAGCCAGCCCCCACTCCCCAGCAGGTACGCCGGGCGCTCGCGCGCGCCGAGCGCGGTGCCGCCCTCGACGTACCCGAAGCGGCGGCGCTGCTCGCCGCCACCGGTGCCGATCTCGACCGACTCTGCGCGGCAGCGGCGAAGGTCCGCGACGCGGGCCTGGTCGCCGCGGGCCGGCCCGGAACGGTCACCTACTCCCCCAAGGTGTTCATCCCGATCACCCGGCTGTGCCGTGACCGGTGCCACTACTGCACGTTCGTGGAGACGCCGGGCCAGGCGGCCCGCGAGGGACGCGAGCCCTTCCTGTCGCCTGACGAGATCCTGGCGATCGCCGCCGAGGGCGCCCAGCTGGGCTGCCTCGAGGCGCTGTTCACGCTGGGCGACCGGCCCGAGGACCGCTGGCCCGAGGCCCGCGAGTGGTTGGAGAGTCGCGGCTACGACTCCACCCTCGCCTACGTGCGTGCGATGGCGATCCGGGTGCTCGAGGAGACCGGGCTGCTCCCACACCTCAACCCCGGGGTGATGTCGTGGGAGGAGCTCAACCGGCTCAAGCCCGTCTCCCCCTCGATGGGGATGATGCTGGAGACCACCAGCCGACGGCTCTTCGAGACCAAGGGCCTGGCCCACTTCGGCTCGCCTGACAAGGACCCCGACGTGCGGCTGCGGGTGCTCGAGGACGCGGGCCGGCTCTCCATCCCGTTCACCTCCGGTCTCCTGGTCGGCATCGGCGAGACGCTCACGGAGCGGGCCGAGACGATCTTCGCGCTGCGCCGGGTGCACAAGGAGTACGGCGGCCTCCAGGAGGTCATCGTCCAGAACTTCCGGGCCAAGCCCGACACCGCGATGCGGCACACCGACGATCTGGCCCTGGAGGAGTACCGGGCAGCGATCGCTGTGACCCGGATCGTGCTCGGTCCCAAGGCTCGCGTCCAGGCCCCGCCGAACCTCGTCGATCTGGCCGAGTGCCGCGCGCTGCTCGAGGCCGGGGTGGACGACTGGGGCGGCGTCTCCCCGCTCACCCCCGACCATGTGAACCCCGAGCGACCGTGGCCCTCGCTGGACGCGCTGCGCCGGATGAGCGCGGAGTGCGGCTTCGAGCTGCGCCCGCGACTGACCGTCCATCCCGAGTACGTGCGGGCGGGGCTGGGCCCGACGGGCGGCGCCTGGCTCGACCCACGCGTCAGCGCCCATGTCGCAGCGCTGGCCGGCCCCGACGGGCTCGCCGTACCCGAGATCCGGCCGCAGGCCGGCCTCACCTGGCAGGAGCCGGACGGCGGTGCTCAGAGCGTCGGCCGCACCGACCTGCACACAGCGGTGGACACCGAGGGGCGCAGCGAGGACCGCCGCAGCGACTTCGAGAACGTGTACGGCGACTGGGACGCTGTCCGCGAGGCCGCCGTCTCCACCGGCGCCCCGGCGGTGTTGCATGCCGAGGGCCGCGAGGCGATGGCGGCGGCCGAGAAGGACCCCGGGAACCTGTCCGACGAGCACGCCCTGACCCTGATGACCGCCGAAGGCGATCTGTTGCGCCAGGTCGCCCGGCTCGCCGACGACCTGCGCAAGGAGGTGGTCGGCGACCGGATCACCTACGTGGTCAACCGGAACATCAACTTCACCAACGTCTGCTACGTCGGCTGCCGCTTCTGTGCCTTCGCCCAGCGCCGCACCGACGCCGACGCCTACTCGCTGTCCTACGACGATGTCGCCGACCGTGCGGCCGAGGCGTGGGAGCTCGGCGCCACCGAGGTCTGCATGCAGGGCGGCATCGACCCGCAGCTCCCCGCGACGGCCTACTTCGACCTCGTCGCGGCGGTCAAGCAGCGGGTGCCCGCCATGCACGTCCACGCCTTCTCCCCCATGGAGATCGTCAACGGCACCGCCCGCACCGGCCTCTCGATCGAGGACTTCCTGATCAAGGCCCGCGAGTCCGGGCTCGGCTCGGTCCCGGGCACCGCCGCGGAGATCCTCGACGACGAGGTCCGCTGGGTGCTCACCAAGGGCAAGCTGCCGGCGAAGAGCTGGATCGAGATCATCTCCACCGCCCACCGGGTCGGCATCCCGACGACCAGCACGATGATGTACGGCCACGTGGACAACCCGCGGCACTGGGTCGGGCACCTCAACGTCCTCAAGCGGATCCAGGACCGGGCGCTCGAGGGCGGGTACGGCGGCTTCACCGAGTTCGTGCCGCTGCCGTTCGTGCACACCTCGGCGCCGATCTACCTGGCAGGCGCCGCCCGCCCCGGCCCCACCCGCCGCGACAATCTCGCCGTGCACGCGATGGCGCGGATCATGCTCCACGGCCGGATCCACAACATCCAGACCAGCTGGGTCAAGCTCGGCGTCGAAGGCACCCAGGCGATGCTCGAGGCGGGCGCCAACGATCTCGGTGGCACCCTGATGGAGGAGACCATCTCGCGGATGGCGGGCTCGGAGCACGGCTCGGCCAAGACCGTCGCCGAGATCACCGAGATCGCCGAGGGCATCGGTCGCCCCGTCGCCGAGCGCACCACGCTGTACGGCGAGGTCTGA
- a CDS encoding MMPL family transporter produces the protein MHRQIAGALTGRVTKWVVLVAWLIVIAAASTFAQKLGDVQNNEASSWLPSSAESTKALDKLQPFSDPDNIPTIVVYHRAGGLTAADFAAIAGQAPQIADLDGVVTPSDGAPTVTYPKDAASGQRLGLVSKDATVATSVVTFNLGSEGWNKMPPIADDLRSITHISGVDVHLAGPGGQTADAADAFAGIDGTLLYAALGVVIVILLFTYRSPILWVLPILSSVFALFTAEAVIYFLAKYANLTVNGQSQAILSVLVIGAGTDYALLLVARYREELRRHEDRHEAMAVALHRASPAVIASASTVAIGMLCLLLAELNSTAGLGPIMAIGVLVTLLVMLTLLPALLVITGRWVFWPRRPAYGSDEPTTRGLWAKVGNRIAPRPRTVWVTTSAVLLIACLGMLTLKTGNIPTDKQYTKTYDSVVGQRVLVDHGLADTSTPIQVVTTPEHAGAVVAAIETVRGLGPVSDTVPAVGGVKYLPVTQTVDPASQTAADQVVAVRHAVRDIPDTLVGGSAAIYLDTADAAHRDNRLIIPVVLLVVMLILMLLLRALFAPVLLIATVILSFGAALGISALIFKYLYGFDMADSGFPLFVFVFLVALGIDYNIFLMTRVREETQRVGTRQGSLIALASTGGVITSAGLVLAATFAVLGTIPLVFLAEIGTAIALGVILDTMIVRAVLVTALNLDLGARIWWPSRLDRTAEPAAPRPTSVADA, from the coding sequence ATGCACCGTCAGATCGCTGGCGCCCTGACCGGGCGGGTGACCAAGTGGGTGGTCCTGGTGGCATGGCTGATCGTCATCGCCGCCGCGAGCACCTTCGCGCAGAAGCTGGGCGACGTCCAGAACAACGAGGCGTCGTCCTGGCTGCCCTCCAGCGCCGAGTCGACCAAGGCCCTCGACAAGCTGCAGCCGTTCTCCGACCCCGACAACATCCCCACCATCGTGGTCTACCACCGCGCGGGCGGGCTGACCGCCGCCGACTTCGCGGCGATCGCCGGACAGGCGCCACAGATCGCCGATCTCGACGGCGTCGTCACGCCGTCCGACGGCGCCCCGACCGTCACCTACCCGAAGGATGCGGCGAGCGGTCAGAGGCTCGGCCTGGTGTCCAAGGACGCGACGGTCGCGACCTCGGTGGTCACCTTCAACCTCGGCTCCGAGGGCTGGAACAAGATGCCGCCGATCGCCGACGACCTCCGCTCGATCACGCACATCTCGGGGGTGGACGTCCACCTCGCCGGCCCCGGCGGCCAGACGGCCGATGCCGCCGACGCCTTCGCCGGCATCGACGGGACGCTGCTCTACGCCGCCCTCGGGGTCGTGATCGTCATCCTGCTCTTCACCTACCGCAGCCCGATCCTGTGGGTCCTGCCGATCCTGTCCTCGGTCTTCGCCCTCTTCACCGCCGAGGCGGTCATCTACTTCCTGGCGAAGTACGCCAATCTGACCGTCAACGGTCAGAGCCAGGCCATCCTGAGCGTCCTGGTCATCGGTGCCGGCACCGACTACGCCCTGCTCCTGGTGGCGCGCTACCGCGAGGAGCTGCGCCGTCACGAGGACCGGCACGAGGCGATGGCCGTGGCCCTGCACCGCGCGTCGCCGGCGGTCATCGCCAGCGCCTCGACGGTAGCGATCGGCATGCTGTGCCTGCTGCTGGCCGAGCTCAACTCCACCGCCGGCCTCGGCCCGATCATGGCGATCGGCGTGTTGGTCACGCTGCTCGTGATGCTCACCCTGCTGCCGGCGCTGCTCGTCATCACCGGGCGCTGGGTGTTCTGGCCGCGCCGGCCGGCGTACGGCTCCGACGAGCCGACCACGCGCGGGCTGTGGGCCAAGGTCGGCAACCGGATCGCGCCCCGCCCCCGCACCGTGTGGGTGACCACGTCGGCGGTGCTGCTGATCGCGTGCCTGGGGATGCTCACCCTGAAGACCGGCAACATCCCGACCGACAAGCAGTACACCAAGACCTACGACTCGGTGGTGGGTCAGCGGGTGCTGGTCGACCACGGCCTGGCGGACACCTCGACCCCGATCCAGGTGGTCACGACGCCTGAACACGCCGGTGCGGTGGTGGCGGCGATCGAGACGGTGCGCGGCCTCGGTCCGGTCAGCGACACGGTGCCGGCCGTCGGCGGGGTGAAGTACCTGCCGGTGACGCAGACAGTGGACCCGGCCAGTCAGACGGCCGCCGATCAGGTGGTGGCGGTGCGCCACGCGGTGCGCGACATCCCCGACACGCTGGTGGGGGGCTCCGCGGCGATCTACCTGGACACGGCCGACGCCGCCCACCGCGACAACCGGCTCATCATCCCGGTGGTGCTGCTCGTGGTCATGCTGATCCTGATGTTGCTGTTGCGGGCACTGTTCGCCCCCGTGCTGCTCATCGCGACGGTGATCCTCTCCTTCGGGGCCGCGCTGGGGATCTCGGCCCTCATCTTCAAGTACCTCTACGGCTTCGACATGGCCGACTCGGGATTCCCGTTGTTCGTGTTCGTCTTCCTGGTCGCCCTGGGGATCGACTACAACATCTTCCTGATGACCAGGGTCCGCGAGGAGACCCAGCGGGTCGGCACCCGGCAGGGGTCGCTGATCGCGCTGGCGTCGACGGGTGGCGTCATCACCTCGGCCGGGTTGGTGCTCGCCGCAACCTTCGCCGTCCTGGGGACCATCCCGCTGGTGTTCCTCGCCGAGATCGGCACCGCCATCGCGCTGGGGGTCATCCTCGACACGATGATCGTGCGAGCGGTCCTCGTCACGGCTCTCAACCTCGACCTCGGCGCGAGGATCTGGTGGCCGAGCCGGCTCGATCGGACGGCTGAGCCGGCAGCGCCGCGGCCGACGTCGGTGGCTGACGCCTGA
- a CDS encoding DUF5709 domain-containing protein translates to MTEERESYGDYSVDDEDQPGAEGDQASDPGREPDDELDPGYSPPEKWSAAEGYGNTPWEEAQGESLDQRIRQEEPEADPYAETDDDLDEGDENREVGDRRAGRLVDPDQGYGEDTEKDLVGWDAGIDGAGASAEEAAVHVVLEEDLDDDLDEDDVEDE, encoded by the coding sequence ATGACCGAGGAACGCGAGTCCTACGGCGACTACAGCGTCGACGACGAGGACCAGCCCGGCGCCGAGGGGGATCAGGCCTCCGATCCGGGTCGCGAGCCCGACGACGAGCTCGACCCCGGCTACTCCCCACCGGAGAAGTGGAGCGCCGCCGAGGGCTATGGCAACACGCCCTGGGAGGAGGCGCAGGGCGAGTCCCTGGACCAGCGCATCCGCCAGGAGGAGCCGGAGGCGGACCCGTACGCCGAGACCGACGACGATCTTGACGAGGGCGACGAGAACCGTGAGGTGGGCGACCGGCGCGCCGGCCGCCTCGTGGACCCCGACCAGGGCTACGGCGAGGACACCGAGAAGGACCTCGTCGGCTGGGATGCCGGCATCGACGGCGCGGGCGCCTCCGCCGAGGAGGCGGCCGTGCATGTCGTCCTCGAGGAGGACCTGGACGACGACCTCGACGAGGATGACGTCGAGGATGAGTGA